The genomic DNA AAAGCCCAGATATTTGTCTCATGAGGCAGGTGAAAATGACttactgtattatatatatactactatactatatactatatatatatatatacagaaacaTGACTTATGCTTATACTATCTGTATGATCGGTATGTGATCTTTCAGTTCATTAAATTGGTTTTCTGGCCCACAACTTTTTTGGTTCAGTCCCACTGCACTCTCTAGTTTTgatttgtttgggttttttttttaagcaacttTGCGGTTTCAGCTCTTAAGTTGATATGTTTTGTTCACAGTTCATTAATGCTGTTTTTAAGTGGCCAAAATCTGTTATTGCAGCTTTAAGGTCTAATTAATTTGACTGTAAACAAGCGTTAATGTTCTCTGTTGCACCTGAGATAAAGTATTTATGGGGGTTATCATCATCCATGAAGTATGGGTTTCCAGGGGAGCTGAAGGACTTCAACGTCCTGTAGCTGATCGCTTTGTTGGAGATTGCTGTCAAGGGGGGTCTTGGTCTCtgggacaaaaaacaacagagaacgTTTTAAAACATGCATTACTCAGAGGTCATACAATGATCATATGACAATGCTATTTATAAGCCTTAAAAGGAAGTTTTTTAAAGGTCACACAGATTACATAACAATGTGTAATTAATACCAACGAGCAGGTTTATTGTTAACTACTACAGTAAAAATGGGATCAGCAGCTTAGTACAAGTGAGTGGAAATGTGtgccatgaaaaaaataattatactgctgataattaatttaaattatctaaaaatgttcatttatgtgAATCTCAGAGACATAATTTATGAATCTGTGTTGGGTCCCTCTGACTAGTTCTGCCTCTCAGTCATTTTCAGGTTGGATTATATTACAGTGAACCGACACCTGAGTTCCACTATGGATAATTAAACAAGAGTGAACCTATTCAGAGGAGCCATgtcaacgtgtgtgtgtgtgtgtgtgtgtgtgtgtgtgtgtgtgtgtgtgtgtgtgtgtgtgtgtggagagagagagatagagaggtaGAGTCAGGTCATAGTTGTGTAATAGAGAGAGTTACTTCAAACTGTTGGTTGTTGTAGTTTACAATAGCTGGCAGGTCGGCTGATTGTCTCCGCAGCTTTGCACGTCCATCCTGGTAAAACTCAGACAGCGCTTTACGACATGTTTCAGAGTAGCTGCAGGCAAAGTAGTTCTGACTTTTTGGAATAAAACCTAAAATGGCAACATGTGATGTTAAAAAGGATCAGTTCTGCCAAATTTGccaaattgtattattattatatttatttagttagtttatttagtttttgagATATCAGTCTTTTTCTGCCTTCACCACAGAACAAAAGAGATAacctgtttgattttttttaaacattaccACCAACATCTCTTTCCAGAACAGCGTTCTTAATTCTGGATAATCCACCGATCATAGTGTGTCGACTTTTCTTCAGTATTTTCAATTAAACAGTGTCGGAATTTTTCGGATTGACCGGGACATTGTTTTAGAAGGATATGAAATATACATGATGCTGagagcaaataaaaccaaagcaaaTTGAATGGCATTAGTTGTTTTTGTAACGTTGctgaaaaaattactttaattttgaaatcacAACTGCAAACACTGCTACAAATATGGCTGTTTGGTGTATGTTTCCTTGATTTTCAACACTGGACATTTATACTTAATAATGTAGAAGTCAGACAGATTATTTTCATGTTCTCATGATCTAGtttggttgtgtgtgttgtgaaaaCTCACATATTTAAAGACGTATTGTCAGATTTTTCACATCCTGTCCATTTAAAAGTTACTGAATTTTGCCTCCAATATGACATAATATTCCATGAGGTGTTCAGTTACTTTGCTGACcctgtgtgtaagtgtgtgataCCTACCTGTGTATCCTGGTATCACCTTCTTCATGTTACTGTCAGAGAGGCTTCTCAGTGTCAGGCCAGCGTCAGACTCAGTGGCGGGGACGTGACCCGCATAGAGGACCAGATGATCGGAGTGTTTCACCTCAGGACTGGTCAGCAGCTCGGCTGTGAGCTGGCCATAAGACTTCCCCATATTGTACTTCAGCTGCGGACAATACCCTGCATACCTGGACACAATAGGGAATAAACACAAACTGCAGCATCTATTGTGTCTCAGTAGAAGCCTTTCAGATCGAAACAATGAGATAGAATTTAAGTCAATTTATAGTATAAATCTCTTTGAGATTTAACCCACAAATCCTGAGATAATCAGGAGGATGTGATGGGGAAATGCATTATGCAGTGGACGAAATGGGCTGCAATTTTACCATACAGCCTGGATTTAACATTACTCAGACAAAAATGTATtccaacaaacaaaataacaactaggactgcaagcagtactgaacgggccctcgcagtacacgggtgtcggggcatgctgccgtcggggtgtgtgcgttacaggggccagtctataccacccctatgaatttcattgccttaagtgttatagtgtggccacggtaccaaatatgaaattagactgccaccacagtgccatcTAGGGGCccatcaataaaaccttaaagggttatcctcaggagggcattgacaataattgtaccaagttttgtataataatgcacaaactatccctttaatcctcacaCAGTATCTGAAGGAGGACttttaactgatatgtataagttagaagaggcaggtagcaatggtggaaagtaactatgtacatttacacaagtactggacttaaagtaaaattttgaggtacttttatgtacattttatgtaactttatacttctactccactacattttgagacatatattgtactttttattcctctacatttagctgacagctttagttacttttcaggtcaagatttaaaatgaaaaacatgatacatttaaaatgattacccatttttataaattgatATATAAACCCGCGCGTGAAAaagccacgcatgcgcagaagcgaagaaaaaggaaagaagtaaaaaagacagtggtggaagaagtgttcagatcctttacttcagtaaaaatactaatacctcactgtgaaatgactccactccgctcattttaactacctaataaacttttaagttgtttaatttataaaaatgggtaatcattttaaatgtatcatgtttttcattttaaatcttgacctgaaaagtaactaaagctgtcagctaaatgtagaggaataaaaagtacaatatatgtctcaaaatgtagtggagtagaagtataaagttacataaattgtacataaaagtacctcaaaattttactttaagtccagtacttgagtaaatgtacatagttactttccaccattgctacctgcctcttctaacttatacatatcagttaagagtcctccttcagacactgtatgaggattaaatgtgcattattatacaaaacttggtacaactattgtcaatgccctcctgaggataaccctttaagtttttattgatcggcccctatgTGGGGGcgatacaatagggacctcgcaggttgttgcctgctcgggccctaattacattagttttaaatatgaattgtcaaatgaaggaaaaaaagtctAGATTAATTTAGTGaaattaaaagtacaatatatggcTCTGATATGTCGTGGaggtaaagtacctcaaaaatgtacaaaagtatgaGAAAATGAAGGCTACTTATCTAGCTACTTTTATCACTGATTGCATTATATTTGACACGTTCTGttcaaattaatttcaataATTTGGCTCATAAGGACAATAAGACCCTGCTAACTCATGCAACATACATTACTTTTATAGCCTAATGAAAAGAATAAGGTAATTTCTTACCGGATCTCGTACTCACCCCGGTATGTAATGTGGATCAGGTGTCAGCAGAACTTTGCTGAATTTCGGAGCATATTTCTCCATGTCCGAGCTGTGAGGGAGCAGCAGGTCGCCCTGCTGAGCGCCGTGTTTGCCGGTTGCTACAGagaatcacacacaaacacactgatggAGCTCAATGACATTAAACTGACGTGTGCACCGAAACTTTTCCTGCAACGACACACATACTATTAATTTATACCATTCTAGTAAAGCAGTTTGAAAACCTttgagtttttattcatttatcacAGCATGTTAAAACGGCTCTGCTGTCGCTATTTCGTCACGTTTGGCTTATGTGATGTCTTCTGTGTCAAATATTGCAGTAGTATTAATACTCggacttacagttgagttgatgTGTTGCCTGCAGCGTCCTGCATTTCCTTCTCTATAAGAAATATCAGAGGAGATGAAGCTCTCAACTTTTAGTGAGCCGATTATGTTACAGACAGACAACATCAGTATACtcaactgtttttcttttctgataTGAGTAAAGAGTTTAAAGGAATGTGGGTGTAATTAATATTCAGTAACTTTATAGCTACACAGATGTATATCCTTGAGAAATGGTCAACGACGCCCCCTAGCGACTGCCTGCGGGGGAGAAGCAACTTTTGCCGTAACCAATGCACATAAGAGGGTTAAATAAGGATTTTAGTAACACTGAGgtcactgacaaaaaaaataaaaattacaataataataaaaaaggaacaaaaataaTTCGAGAAAACGTGAACGGACAAacaatatacacacaaataaatagctgctgttaaattaaattttctTTGACTTGAATATCCTTTCATGaagggaaattctgaaaggatATTTTTCCTAAGCTGTCAGGAATACAATTATTTCTGGAAATACCcaccactttatttatttatttacttttaattctatttatctatttatttatttgcttaaaAGTAATAACCCTAAAAGGCCCTTAAAACCCAAactatatgttatttatttattttatctaaataataaaataaatgaagctaCAGACAGTGACCTTAGTGTCCTCAACTGTAGCCTTGATATGAGCATGTGTGTAATGTACACGtttcccataaagttggaataattttttttttcagacacaatcctctgttcattgttgtttcattttcactgtgatatgtttggaagagattgattaataaagttttgattcatttcatggaaagaggtaaaaaatattttattccaactttatgggcgaccgtgtattaaGACAGACTTCAAATAATCTGAACCTATCCTATTTATGTTTATCTACCAAAAAAGTAGGTATACACCACAGCAAACATGAGGGAtagttatttattgttatttatgttattcATTGAGTGGGATATGtagggttttttgtgttttttgaagtGATTTGACAGACAAACGGTAAGGCCAAATAAGTAAGACAAAGTTATGGTGAAATAAGAacaagacaaaagacacaaaagcatgatataaaaaaagacaaatgaaaagcacgtcaaaaaatgacaactaaaacacaaataagaagaataagagcagtaacaagctgtaataagACGTCACATTAAATTAAGTGATTGAAAAGAGGCCATTGTATCCACAATAATTCTACATTGTGTGCAACAGCACAGGAAAACAGGACAAATCTAGTTTGATCACAggtagaaaaaaagtttatgtaTCAAACTGGCTGACATTAAAAACGTGTTTATGTGTGAGCATGGATCTTTAGGTTTGTTTCTGGGAAAACTGCAGGAAAATTAGTTGAAGCATAAAAAGGAGGGAATGGTTGAAAAACAGTTAACTTTAATCAGTAAAACAACAGATGTGACTGTAGGCGCTGACTCAAAATAactcttttgttttgtgtttccaggATTGTGACTGATCCTGTGTGTTTGATCAGATGCTGCCGCTGTTCAGCCGGGGAATGTAGATCATATCTGCAGACAGGAGTGTCCACTCTACACATTCCTGCGCTCTCAGATAAACCTGGGTTTTGTTGAAATGACGAAACAGCATTTACTGTTCCTGCATCACACACATACCATAATGCTGTATATCCACTGAGGAATTTGAACCTATCATGTTACCCTTCTCATTTACTCACACTCATGAATGAATGGGTTAGGTATGTCATTGCAGGTAGGTCAGAGAGGTGAGTTCTTTTCCATCTCAAGTTGTGGGAAACATTTAAATGGCAATTTATGACGTATTCAATTCAAGTATCAGGTTAAATGAATGCATCCATGTCAGGACTTGTTCTTGTTATGTCTTGGATTTCTTTACAGGTGTGGAAACAAATCCAACATTTCGAGTAACAGTACAGATGAGTCACTTTTTTCCCAAGATTGAGTGGCAGGAAGGAGCAGGTTTGAACATGCAGCACCACGCTGTGACAGGGCCGGTGATGTGGAGAGGCGTGGCAAAGGAACAGAGGCGGACCAGAGAGGATGTTTTGAATTCTACTTCACCTGAACTGGTGTCTGCTTCATtgtcctgctgcagctcagaggCAGAGGTGTGAGGAACATGAATCTGTACAAGAGCTTTGGGAATCTTATGGAAGCTTGGGTCAGTGAAGCAGATCCTTGTTTGGACCCAGCATGGCCCGAAAACGAAGATGAAGACCCTTCTACACCTTCCTCGGAAGTGGTGACAAACCTGCGCTCAGAATCAGTGGACTCTGGAGTTGAGACAGCCAGCTCTGTCATCTCCGACCCCGCTACACCGTCCTCTGTCTCAGGAGAAATGGACACAtttacagaaagagagagactcaCTCCAGCCTCAACATCACAGtcgcctgtcctctcctctccggtgttttcctcttcttcttcctctccgtGTCCTCAGCTGCATCCCAGCAGATCTAAGGACGCCTCCGCAGCATTGCACCTAAAACTGGAGGAAGCACTACAGAAAACTGACTCCATAAGTCTAAAAAAGAAGCTAGAGCCAGTGACAGTGGATGAGGTGGTCAGGCGGCGACCTCGGATTTTTGTACCCAAAAGGCACACATCGGACTTAgtgagaggtcaaaggtcagagagtTTTGGCGTAGGGCGGATTGTCAACCCATCAGCTCCACTCATGAGGCAGAAGTCAGACATGTGCAGGCGGCCGAAGTCTATGAGTTTGGTTCAGACACGATTAAAGGTGAGATACTGTTTACTTCACAAATGTGTTCAGATTtctaggatttttttctctctgggaAAGAGAAGAGATAAAAGCATTTCCTAAATGTCTGATGTCAGTGTTTGCTCTGTTTTGGTGGGACTAGTTTCAGGATGACATGAGTTTCACAGTAACATGTATGGTCTTGCACGGAGCAGGCttgtaaatgtaaaagaaaaaagcctGAAAGAAAGTCTCAGAAGTGTAACAAGGCGTCTGCTCTTCCCGTAGTTAAAGAGTTGCAACACTAATTACCAAGTTTCTTTCAAATGTAAAGTAGGACAGGCATGTCATTAGTCATAGAGGATCTCTTTCATGCTCACAACCTTTCACAAGTCTGTCTGTGGTGCGAGGGATTGTAAACCAGTTTGCCCAGGTAACTTTACGCCCACAGGCACGTGAGGAATGGATGGAGACGCTCCGGAGAGGCTGTGGGGTTTTTGTTATATGAGACAGACATGCGGTTAAGCAGATGAtgctaaaaatgtgtttgattttgacaaacaatgttaaaaaaaaaaaaatctgccataCCCAGTGTGAAAACCGCGTCATGTTGACAACACACAAAGGTGTTGAAACAACAGGATTAAATTGTCTCTTTTGCATCTAATTGGGTCCTCGGTGTTGTTTTAGGCGTTGGGTGTGTTGTGTTGCGTTTGTTTCCTTGTTGGACGGCAAGCGTTAAAAGGCTTTGAAAGCAAATCTGAGAGGCCATATAATGCCAAGCAGGCGTAATCATCTAATTACGTAATTTttgtaattatatataattatactgtGTATTATACTATTGAAAAGTTAAATCCAATGCGCTTGAACATCCAATTATAGACAATATGAGCCATCAGTCAGATAAAGCTGAATGTTAAACTAGCCAAAtatttcattattcttttcaaaGGTCATCTCAAGGTTcatgggaaaaaacaacttaattacAGTTCACGTCCTTGTATGATGTATATCAAACTGTCATATATCTATAATTAtagaattatatttaattatattaattatattataaaattatattgatatataactTAATCTACTCTAGGTAGTGCTGAATGAAGATCAACATAAATCATATAaattgattataataataaataatgaaagatataataatttaaactgCGATggattgttttgattttgtggGCGATTGATTGAAAAAATGCCTTGACAATGAATATAATCTTTAGTTGCAGACCCAGTTCTATTCACCAGTAAGACTGGAATTTAAGTTTAGGTGCCAAAATGACTTGGTTACGTtaggaaaaaataaactatgTGGTTGGATTTAGGAAAAAGAAAGATCCAAaccatttactttttaaaaagttaatggTTTGGATCAAAAACCTTACTAAACATAACTAAACATATGCACGTCGGGGCACTTACATTATAATGTTGCTTTTTGTTTCACATGGGATATCAAACAGGTCTTTCTGGTAGAAATCCTTAGCTTCAGGAACCATCAACCACTCCAAacctttatctttttaatttagcgCGGATGTTGTCACTCCTTATACTACAACCTTGATTGAAGCGTTGTCtcaaatgtaaatgaaacagaacTTGATGTGTATGTTATGTTCAAGCTAATAAGTGTTTGTtcttgtaaatatacactctttgttttatttatattttacacagcCCAACTTTTTGGGGAATCTGGGTTGTACATCACTTCCTCCTTCACTAGAGGTTAGCCCCTCAAAATAAACGTTAATATAACAGCCAATTTAATGAGCTGACAAAAACCTTCTGAACCTATTACAAGACGGAGCAGGGCCCTTCTCATGCACACCTATGAGACTGATAGCACCCAATCAATCACATGATAACATTCAAATCAGGTGACATGAATGTTTGCATAAAATTTAaaggcaatccatccaatagttgttggaTATGTTCATACTGCAGGATTTCTCGAACACTTGCAGAGTGTCTGAAGAGCAAGAAAAACTTTCAGGCAAACTAAACTTGTTAACATTGTATCGCTATTGTTTCTTACAAGGTGAAGCTTGTCTGACTTCCTGATCTGTGCAGGACCTTAgcgaggaggaggggaaaggCCTGAGTCCC from Centropristis striata isolate RG_2023a ecotype Rhode Island chromosome 19, C.striata_1.0, whole genome shotgun sequence includes the following:
- the cimip2b gene encoding protein FAM166B, whose translation is MEKYAPKFSKVLLTPDPHYIPGYAGYCPQLKYNMGKSYGQLTAELLTSPEVKHSDHLVLYAGHVPATESDAGLTLRSLSDSNMKKVIPGYTGFIPKSQNYFACSYSETCRKALSEFYQDGRAKLRRQSADLPAIVNYNNQQFERPRPPLTAISNKAISYRTLKSFSSPGNPYFMDDDNPHKYFISGFTGHVPKSRFLIGKGFPITTNQALIQFGKQQRTDPTSQGIPGRKESAVTAMPTIYPSNRGVVPKFTGHIPGYQFMYGHTFGQLSKNALEKSGIKKILQAKS